One part of the Nematostella vectensis chromosome 8, jaNemVect1.1, whole genome shotgun sequence genome encodes these proteins:
- the LOC116619795 gene encoding homeobox protein B-H2 produces MSSSFSISALLGEREAPKALIQRESVLRVAGGRKSSIETTDNDQSNIENGDDDSGVESPNEAYENDSCHNDENQTYYISSNHKYHSSKSRRKRTAFTSSQLKYLEEKFQEKKYLTISERNELAKSMYLSDTQVKTWFQNRRTKWKKQMAPEFEATLRNEEMTALYGQYPFPLTYYAEYPSVPFMPTAQGYGLVPNFFSPPNLQVLYSNMSIYPYQQL; encoded by the exons ATGTCTTCTAGTTTCAGTATTAGTGCATTGTTAGGGGAGAGAGAGGCCCCAAAGGCTCTAATACAGAGAGAAAGTGTATTGAGAGTTGCTGGTGGAAGAAAATCGTCTATTGAGACGACAGATAATGATCAGAGTAACATCGAAAATG GAGATGACGATAGTGGCGTTGAGTCACCCAATGAGGCCTACGAGAACGACTCTTGCCACAACGACGAAAACCAAACATACTACATCAGCAGCAACCACAAATACCACTCAAGCAAATCGAGGCGAAAACGAACCGCTTTCACGAGTAGCCAGCTGAAATACCTCGAGGAGAAATTCCAAGAGAAGAAATACCTGACCATCAGCGAGAGAAACGAGTTGGCAAAATCCATGTATTTGAGTGATACGCAAGTAAAAACGTGGTTTCAGAACCGTAGGACGAAATGGAAGAAGCAAATGGCGCCAGAGTTCGAGGCTACGCTCAGGAACGAAGAGATGACGGCATTGTATGGGCAATACCCCTTCCCTTTAACATACTACGCTGAATATCCTTCCGTGCCATTTATGCCAACTGCACAGGGCTATGGACTCGTGCCGAATTTCTTTTCGCCTCCAAATCTTCAAGTACTGTACTCAAATATGTCTATATATCCTTACCAGCAATTATAG